Proteins encoded by one window of Leopardus geoffroyi isolate Oge1 chromosome X, O.geoffroyi_Oge1_pat1.0, whole genome shotgun sequence:
- the LOC123594554 gene encoding protein ARMCX6-like has product MGRAREVGWMAAGLMIGAGACYCVYKLTLGRDDSNKLEEEEEEWDDDQELDEEEPEIWFDFTTMARPWSEDGDWTEPGAPGGTEDRPSGGGKANRTHPVKQRPFPYEHKNTWSNQSFRNFSCVLDLSKCPFIQGKMWFAQPKDAGFSSIHNINSHLASLSIVGNTIPTPDPAIKEKALCAPDNLNASIENQGQIKMYINEVCRETVSHCCNSFLQQAGFNLLISMTVINNMLAKSVSDLKFPLIAEGSGCAELQVLKLLMGLSEKPVLAGELLGAQMLLSFMSLFMRNGNRQVLLDTLAS; this is encoded by the coding sequence ATGGGCCGAGCTCGGGAAGTGGGTTGGATGGCAGCAGGACTCATGATTGGGGCTGGTGCCTGCTACTGTGTTTACAAACTAACATTAGGAAGAGATGACAGTAACaagttggaggaggaggaagaggaatggGACGATGACCAGGAGCTGGATGAGGAGGAACCTGAGATTTGGTTTGATTTCACAACTATGGCTCGGCCCTGGAGTGAGGATGGGGATTGGACTGAACCTGGGGCCCCTGGAGGCACTGAAGATAGGCCTTCAGGTGGGGGCAAGGCCAACCGAACACACCCAGTAAAACAGCGCCCATTCCCTTACGAACATAAAAATACTTGGAGTAATCAAAGCTTTAGAAATTTCAGTTGTGTTCTTGACCTCTCCAAGTGTCCTTTCATTCAGGGCAAAATGTGGTTTGCTCAGCCCAAGGATGCTGGTTTTTCATCTATCCACAATATCAATAGTCATTTGGCCAGCCTCTCCATTGTTGGAAACACGATCCCCACTCCTGACCCCGCTATTAAGGAGAAAGCTTTATGTGCTCCGGATAACTTGAATGCAAGTATTGAAAATCAGGGGCAGATTAAGATGTACATCAATGAAGTGTGTCGGGAGACTGTGTCACATTGCTGCAACTCGTTTCTGCAGCAGGCCGgatttaatttgttaataagCATGACAGTCATTAATAACATGCTTGCCAAGTCCGTTTCAGACTTGAAGTTTCCTTTGATAGCAGAGGGAAGTGGATGTGCTGAGCTTCAGGTTTTGAAACTGTTGATGGGTTTGTCCGAAAAGCCAGTCTTGGCAGGGGAATTGCTGGGTGCCCAAATGCTGCTCTCATTCATGTCCCTCTTTATGAGGAACGGAAACAGACAGGTTCTCCTGGACACCCTGGCCTCTTAA
- the ARMCX3 gene encoding armadillo repeat-containing X-linked protein 3, whose translation MGYARKVGWVTAGLVIGAGACYCIYRLTRGRKQNKEKMAEGGSGDVDDVGDCPGARYNDWSDDDDDNSENKGIVWYPPWARIGTEAGTRARARARARATRARRAVQKRASPNSDDTILSPQELQKVLCLVEMSEKPYILEAALIALGNNAAYAFNRDIIRDLGGLPIVAKILNTRDPIVKEKALIVLNNLSVNAENQRRLKIYMNQVCDDTITSRLNSSVQLAGLRLLTNMTVTNEYQHMLANSISDFFRLFSAGNEETKFQVLKLLLNLAENPAMTRELLRAQVPSSLGSLFNKKENKEVILKLLVIFENINDNFKWEENESAQNQFSEGSLFFFLKEFQVCADKILGIESHHDFLVKVKVGKFMAKLAEHMFPKSQE comes from the coding sequence ATGGGCTACGCCAGGAAAGTAGGCTGGGTGACTGCGGGACTAGTGATTGGGGCTGGAGCCTGCTATTGCATTTATAGACTGACCcggggaagaaaacagaacaaggaGAAAATGGCTGAGGGTGGGTCTGGGGATGTGGATGATGTTGGGGACTGTCCTGGGGCCAGGTACAATGACTGgtctgatgatgatgatgacaacagTGAAAACAAGGGTATAGTGTGGTACCCACCTTGGGCCCGGATTGGGACTGAGGCTGGAACCAGAGCAAGGGCCAGAGCAAGGGCCAGGGCTACTCGGGCTCGTCGGGCTGTTCAGAAGCGGGCTTCCCCCAATTCAGATGATACTATTTTGTCCCCTCAAGAGCTGCAGAAAGTTCTTTGCTTGGTTGAGATGTCTGAAAAGCCTTATATTCTTGAAGCAGCTTTAATTGCTCTGGGTAACAACGCTGCTTATGCATTTAACAGAGATATTATTCGTGATCTAGGTGGTCTCCCAATTGTTGCAAAGATTCTCAATACTCGGGATCCCATAGTTAAGGAAAAGGCTTTAATTGTCCTGAATAACTTGAGTGTGAATGCTGAAAATCAGCGCAGGCTTAAGATATACATGAATCAAGTGTGTGATGACACAATCACTTCTCGCTTGAACTCATCGGTGCAGCTGGCTGGACTAAGATTGCTCACAAATATGACTGTTACTAATGAATATCAGCACATGCTTGCTAATTCCATTTCAGACTTTTTTCGTTTATTTTCAGCAGGAAATGAAGAAACCAAATTTCAGGTTTTGAAACTCCTTTTGAATTTGGCTGAAAATCCAGCCATGACTAGAGAACTGCTCAGGGCCCAAGTACCGTCTTCACTTGGTTCCCTCTTTAATAAGAAGGAGAACAAAGAGGTTATTCTTAAACTTCTGGTCATATTTGAGAACATAAATGACAAttttaaatgggaagaaaatgaatcTGCTCAGAATCAATTCAGTGAAggttcacttttcttctttttaaaagaatttcaagtGTGTGCTGATAAGATTCTGGGGATAGAAAGTCACCATGATTTTTTGGTGAAAGTAAAAGTTGGAAAATTCATGGCCAAACTGGCTGAGCATATGTTCCCAAAGAGCCAggaataa